A window from Brachyhypopomus gauderio isolate BG-103 chromosome 6, BGAUD_0.2, whole genome shotgun sequence encodes these proteins:
- the smarcc1b gene encoding SWI/SNF complex subunit SMARCC1b isoform X2, with the protein MATQAPGSASQAGSSSAFNRNKDGGPCSSFWESPGTVARLEPVRGWVGKHYRKYVQVDAPSSKSLAGLVVQLLQFQEDTFGRRATSPELTKLPAKCFLDMQPGGALCHIIGSVYKFKTEQGWRRFDLQNPSRVERHVEMFVSMEKTLVQNNLLNRPVVYLSPDLDPKQTSKLQDIITRHQATVTEDRSQATHQVYPSPTTAEDDEWFSPIMCVDQHVLVHWGLYPDSYDTWLPRGEVDAVVEEPSCPDRPWKVHTRWVLDTDVFNEWMNEEDYDVDESRRGRRVYLRDEEECKASVRKRRRSLSPPSAESKRKAQKKGSGAYKRRGQQEEVELEEDLTKDMEDPTPVPNKEEVLLPKNLNLKKDSENTPVKGGTMTDLDEQEDEFLSGVRDEEDPVRDFTRGLDSEESAMEQTHHIIIPSYASWFDYNSVHRVERRAMPEFFNGKNKSRSPEIYLAYRNFMIDTYRLNPLEYLTSTSCRRSLTGDVCVLMRVHAFLEQWGLINYQVEAESRPLPMGPPPTPHFNVLTHTPSALVPLQHRPLQVSASQHMLHFPERCREKPSDIQNLQNLQNLQNFGLRTDIYAKKHPKSKGASAGREWTEQETLLLLEALEMYKDDWNKVSEHVGSRTQDECILHFLRLPIEDPYLENSEASLGPLAYQPVPFSQSGNPVMSTVAFLASVVDPRVASAAAKAALEEFSRVRDEAPPELLYSLHREHGRSLAQLDSAFSLQSSTMSESDSDQLEKSDGAGIDKMEFDPDQHVNAGEEHMAEEGDPNPGEGDPNPGEGDPNPGEGDPSPGDRVKNEEREESDAEKRVQTPAEDGLEVGQTPGEEEERNRRVDLELVEASVATAAAAALASAATKAKHLAAVEERKIKSLVALLVETQMKKLEIKLRHFEELETIMDREKEALEQQRQQLLAERQSFHMEQVKYAELKARQQQDQQGGGASQGGGAAFNPAHHGRTVGSGGAGQMPSSRTTGAPNGTYPTPSPSQSDGITPVSRAPMES; encoded by the exons GCCAAGTGTTTCCTGGATATGCAACCAGGTGGCGCTCTGTGCCACATTATCGGTTCTGTGTACAAATTTAAGACTGAGCAAGGCTG GCGGCGCTTTGATCTGCAAAACCCTTCCCGAGTGGAGCGCCATGTGGAGATGTTCGTCAGCATGgagaaaacccttgtgcag aataaTCTGCTGAACAGACCAGTGGTGTACCTGTCACCTGACCTGGACCCAAAACAGACCAGCAAACTGCAGGACATCATCACACGACATCAG GCAACCGTCACAGAAGACAGGTCACAAGCAACCCATCAGGTTTATCCATCTCCCACCACAGCAGAGGATG ATGAGTGGTTCAGCCCCATCATGTGTGTAGATCAGCATGTGCTGGTGCACTGGGGACTGTATCCTGACAG TTATGACACATGGTTGCCGAGAGGAGAAGTTGATGCAGTTGTAGAGGAGCCGTCGTGTCCGGATCGTCCCTGGAAG GTGCACACCCGGTGGGTTCTGGATACGGACGTGTTTAATGAGTGGATGAACGAGGAAGACTACGACGTGGACGAGAGCAGGCGGGGGAGGCGTGTCTACCTGCGGGATGAAGAG GAATGCAAAGCGTCTGTGAGGAAGCGGAGACGttcactctctcccccctcaGCAGAGTCCAAGAGGAAAGCACAAAAGAAAGG ATCAGGAGCGTATAAGAGGCGTGGTCAGCAAGAGGaggtggagctggaggaggatcTGACTAAAGACATGGAGGACCCAACACCTGTACCTAACAAGGAGGAGGTTCTACTGCCCaaaaact TAAACCTGAAGAAAGACAGTGAGAACACACCAGTGAAAGGAGGAACCATGACAGACTTGG ATGAGCAGGAAGATGAGTTCCTCTCtggagtgagg GATGAGGAGGATCCGGTGCGGGACTTCACTCGTGGTCTGGACAGTGAGGAGAGCGCCATGGAGCAGACACACCACATCATCATCCCCAGCTACGCGTCCTGGTTCGACTACAACTC tgttcacAGGGTAGAGAGGAGAGCCATGCCGGAGTTCTTCAACGGGAAGAACAAGTCCAGATCCCCAGAGAT CTATCTGGCGTATCGTAACTTCATGATCGACACATACCGGCTGAATCCCCTCGAGTATCTGACGTCCACGTCCTGCAGACGCAGTCTTACAGGAGACGTCTGTGTCCTTATGAG ggtccaTGCATTCCTGGAGCAGTGGGGTCTGATTAATTACCAGGTGGAAGCTGAGAGTAGACCCCTCCCCATGGggccccccccaacaccacactttaatgtgctcacacacacaccctcagcacTGGTGCCTCTACAGCACAGACCCTTACAG GTCTCAGCCTCTCAGCACATGCTGCATTTTCCAGAGAGGTGCAGAGAAAAACCCTCAGACATACAGAACCTACAGAACCTGCAAAACCTGCAGAACTTTGGCCTGCGCACCGATATTTACGCCAAAAAACATCCCAAg AGTAAGGGAGCCAGTGCAGGCCGTGAGTGGACAGAACAGGAGACCCTGTTGCTGTTGGAG GCCTTAGAAATGTATAAAGATGACTGGAACAAGGTCTCTGAGCACGTGGGCAGCCGCACGCAGGACGAGTGTATCCTGCACTTCCTCCGCCTGCCCATCGAGGACCCGTACCTGGAGAACTCCGAGGCCTCTCTGGGCCCTCTGGCCTACCAGCCGGTCCCCTTCAGCCAATCAGGGAACCCCGTCATGAGCACTGTGGCTTTCCTCGCCTCAGTGGTCGACCCCAGAGTCGCCTCTGCTGCAGCTAAGGCTGCCCTgg aGGAGTTCTCTCGAGTGAGGGATGAAGCCCCTCCTGAGCTGCTCTACTCCCTGCACAGAGAACATGGGCGGAGTTTAGCACAACTCGACTCTGCCTTCAGCCTCCAATCAAGTACCATGTCAGAAAGCGACTCTGACCAACTAgaaaaaagtg ATGGAGCTGGAATAGACAAAATGGAGTTTGACCCTGATCAGCATGTAAAT GCGGGGGAGGAGCACATGGCAGAAGAGGGCGACCCAAACCCAGGAGAGGGCGACCCAAACCCAGGAGAGGGCGACCCAAACCCAGGAGAGGGTGATCCAAGCCCAGGAGACCGCGTGAAGAACGAGGAACGAGAGGAGAGTGACGCTGAGAAGAGAGTCCAGAcccctgcag aggatgGGTTGGAGGTGGGCCAGACtccaggagaagaggaggagagaaacagGAGGGTGGACCTGGAGTTGGTTGAAGCCAGTGTTGCCACGGCAGCAGCTGCTGCATTGGCCTCTGCAGCCACCAAAGCTAAA CACCTGGCGgcggtggaggagaggaagatcAAGTCTCTGGTGGCTCTGCTGGTGGAGACGCAGATGAAGAAGTTGGAGATCAAGCTGAGACACTTTGAGGAGCTGGAGACCATCATGGACCGAGAGAAGGAGGCG ttggagcAACAGAGGCAGCAGTTGCTAGCGGAGCGTCAGAGCTTCCACATGGAGCAGGTGAAGTACGCCGAGCTGAAGGCACGCCAGCAGCAGGATcagcagggaggcggagcctCGCAGGGAGGCGGAGCTGCGTTTAACCCTGCCCACCATG GTCGTACAGTGGGCAGTGGAGGAGCAGGCCAGATGCCGAGCTCCCGCACCACTGGGGCCCCTAACGGCACAT ACCCAACCCCTTCCCCCTCACAGTCTGATGGAATCACACCCGTTTCAAGAGCACCAATGGAGAGCTGA
- the smarcc1b gene encoding SWI/SNF complex subunit SMARCC1b isoform X1 translates to MATQAPGSASQAGSSSAFNRNKDGGPCSSFWESPGTVARLEPVRGWVGKHYRKYVQVDAPSSKSLAGLVVQLLQFQEDTFGRRATSPELTKLPAKCFLDMQPGGALCHIIGSVYKFKTEQGWRRFDLQNPSRVERHVEMFVSMEKTLVQNNLLNRPVVYLSPDLDPKQTSKLQDIITRHQATVTEDRSQATHQVYPSPTTAEDDEWFSPIMCVDQHVLVHWGLYPDSYDTWLPRGEVDAVVEEPSCPDRPWKVHTRWVLDTDVFNEWMNEEDYDVDESRRGRRVYLRDEEECKASVRKRRRSLSPPSAESKRKAQKKGRSGAYKRRGQQEEVELEEDLTKDMEDPTPVPNKEEVLLPKNLNLKKDSENTPVKGGTMTDLDEQEDEFLSGVRDEEDPVRDFTRGLDSEESAMEQTHHIIIPSYASWFDYNSVHRVERRAMPEFFNGKNKSRSPEIYLAYRNFMIDTYRLNPLEYLTSTSCRRSLTGDVCVLMRVHAFLEQWGLINYQVEAESRPLPMGPPPTPHFNVLTHTPSALVPLQHRPLQVSASQHMLHFPERCREKPSDIQNLQNLQNLQNFGLRTDIYAKKHPKSKGASAGREWTEQETLLLLEALEMYKDDWNKVSEHVGSRTQDECILHFLRLPIEDPYLENSEASLGPLAYQPVPFSQSGNPVMSTVAFLASVVDPRVASAAAKAALEEFSRVRDEAPPELLYSLHREHGRSLAQLDSAFSLQSSTMSESDSDQLEKSDGAGIDKMEFDPDQHVNAGEEHMAEEGDPNPGEGDPNPGEGDPNPGEGDPSPGDRVKNEEREESDAEKRVQTPAEDGLEVGQTPGEEEERNRRVDLELVEASVATAAAAALASAATKAKHLAAVEERKIKSLVALLVETQMKKLEIKLRHFEELETIMDREKEALEQQRQQLLAERQSFHMEQVKYAELKARQQQDQQGGGASQGGGAAFNPAHHGRTVGSGGAGQMPSSRTTGAPNGTYPTPSPSQSDGITPVSRAPMES, encoded by the exons GCCAAGTGTTTCCTGGATATGCAACCAGGTGGCGCTCTGTGCCACATTATCGGTTCTGTGTACAAATTTAAGACTGAGCAAGGCTG GCGGCGCTTTGATCTGCAAAACCCTTCCCGAGTGGAGCGCCATGTGGAGATGTTCGTCAGCATGgagaaaacccttgtgcag aataaTCTGCTGAACAGACCAGTGGTGTACCTGTCACCTGACCTGGACCCAAAACAGACCAGCAAACTGCAGGACATCATCACACGACATCAG GCAACCGTCACAGAAGACAGGTCACAAGCAACCCATCAGGTTTATCCATCTCCCACCACAGCAGAGGATG ATGAGTGGTTCAGCCCCATCATGTGTGTAGATCAGCATGTGCTGGTGCACTGGGGACTGTATCCTGACAG TTATGACACATGGTTGCCGAGAGGAGAAGTTGATGCAGTTGTAGAGGAGCCGTCGTGTCCGGATCGTCCCTGGAAG GTGCACACCCGGTGGGTTCTGGATACGGACGTGTTTAATGAGTGGATGAACGAGGAAGACTACGACGTGGACGAGAGCAGGCGGGGGAGGCGTGTCTACCTGCGGGATGAAGAG GAATGCAAAGCGTCTGTGAGGAAGCGGAGACGttcactctctcccccctcaGCAGAGTCCAAGAGGAAAGCACAAAAGAAAGG CAGATCAGGAGCGTATAAGAGGCGTGGTCAGCAAGAGGaggtggagctggaggaggatcTGACTAAAGACATGGAGGACCCAACACCTGTACCTAACAAGGAGGAGGTTCTACTGCCCaaaaact TAAACCTGAAGAAAGACAGTGAGAACACACCAGTGAAAGGAGGAACCATGACAGACTTGG ATGAGCAGGAAGATGAGTTCCTCTCtggagtgagg GATGAGGAGGATCCGGTGCGGGACTTCACTCGTGGTCTGGACAGTGAGGAGAGCGCCATGGAGCAGACACACCACATCATCATCCCCAGCTACGCGTCCTGGTTCGACTACAACTC tgttcacAGGGTAGAGAGGAGAGCCATGCCGGAGTTCTTCAACGGGAAGAACAAGTCCAGATCCCCAGAGAT CTATCTGGCGTATCGTAACTTCATGATCGACACATACCGGCTGAATCCCCTCGAGTATCTGACGTCCACGTCCTGCAGACGCAGTCTTACAGGAGACGTCTGTGTCCTTATGAG ggtccaTGCATTCCTGGAGCAGTGGGGTCTGATTAATTACCAGGTGGAAGCTGAGAGTAGACCCCTCCCCATGGggccccccccaacaccacactttaatgtgctcacacacacaccctcagcacTGGTGCCTCTACAGCACAGACCCTTACAG GTCTCAGCCTCTCAGCACATGCTGCATTTTCCAGAGAGGTGCAGAGAAAAACCCTCAGACATACAGAACCTACAGAACCTGCAAAACCTGCAGAACTTTGGCCTGCGCACCGATATTTACGCCAAAAAACATCCCAAg AGTAAGGGAGCCAGTGCAGGCCGTGAGTGGACAGAACAGGAGACCCTGTTGCTGTTGGAG GCCTTAGAAATGTATAAAGATGACTGGAACAAGGTCTCTGAGCACGTGGGCAGCCGCACGCAGGACGAGTGTATCCTGCACTTCCTCCGCCTGCCCATCGAGGACCCGTACCTGGAGAACTCCGAGGCCTCTCTGGGCCCTCTGGCCTACCAGCCGGTCCCCTTCAGCCAATCAGGGAACCCCGTCATGAGCACTGTGGCTTTCCTCGCCTCAGTGGTCGACCCCAGAGTCGCCTCTGCTGCAGCTAAGGCTGCCCTgg aGGAGTTCTCTCGAGTGAGGGATGAAGCCCCTCCTGAGCTGCTCTACTCCCTGCACAGAGAACATGGGCGGAGTTTAGCACAACTCGACTCTGCCTTCAGCCTCCAATCAAGTACCATGTCAGAAAGCGACTCTGACCAACTAgaaaaaagtg ATGGAGCTGGAATAGACAAAATGGAGTTTGACCCTGATCAGCATGTAAAT GCGGGGGAGGAGCACATGGCAGAAGAGGGCGACCCAAACCCAGGAGAGGGCGACCCAAACCCAGGAGAGGGCGACCCAAACCCAGGAGAGGGTGATCCAAGCCCAGGAGACCGCGTGAAGAACGAGGAACGAGAGGAGAGTGACGCTGAGAAGAGAGTCCAGAcccctgcag aggatgGGTTGGAGGTGGGCCAGACtccaggagaagaggaggagagaaacagGAGGGTGGACCTGGAGTTGGTTGAAGCCAGTGTTGCCACGGCAGCAGCTGCTGCATTGGCCTCTGCAGCCACCAAAGCTAAA CACCTGGCGgcggtggaggagaggaagatcAAGTCTCTGGTGGCTCTGCTGGTGGAGACGCAGATGAAGAAGTTGGAGATCAAGCTGAGACACTTTGAGGAGCTGGAGACCATCATGGACCGAGAGAAGGAGGCG ttggagcAACAGAGGCAGCAGTTGCTAGCGGAGCGTCAGAGCTTCCACATGGAGCAGGTGAAGTACGCCGAGCTGAAGGCACGCCAGCAGCAGGATcagcagggaggcggagcctCGCAGGGAGGCGGAGCTGCGTTTAACCCTGCCCACCATG GTCGTACAGTGGGCAGTGGAGGAGCAGGCCAGATGCCGAGCTCCCGCACCACTGGGGCCCCTAACGGCACAT ACCCAACCCCTTCCCCCTCACAGTCTGATGGAATCACACCCGTTTCAAGAGCACCAATGGAGAGCTGA